GCCACAGGCCGCTGGCGGCCGATTCCACATATCCCTCCACCCCTGTGATCTGCCCCGCCAGATACACGCCGGGCCGCGCCCGCAACGACAAATCCGGGGCCAGCACGTCTGGCGCGTTCACATAGGTATTGCGGTGCATGCTGCCAAAACGCGCAAACTCCGCATTTTCCATGCCCGGCACCAGCCGGAACACGCGCGCCTGCTCGCCCTGGGTCAGCTTGGTCTGGCAGCCCACAAGGTTGCAGGTTTCACTGTTGGCCTTTTCTGCCCGCAGTTGCAGAATGGCCCAAGGCCTGCGCCCTGTGCGCGGGTCCACAAACCCAACGGGTTTGAGGGGGCCAAAGGTCAGTGTGCGGGGGCCGCGCTCGGCAAGGGCCTCCACGGGCATGCAGCCTTCAAAATGCTTTTCCTGCTCAAACTCGTGGGCAGAGACCTTTTGCGCTTCCAGCAGGGCCGCATAAAAAACATCGTATTCGTCGCGGCTCATGGGGCAGTTGAGATAGTCCCCCTCGCCGTCGGCCTCGCCGTTTTCCTGCCCATAGCGGGAGGCGCGGAACACCACGTCCATATTAAGGGAGTGCGTCCATACAATGGGCGCGATGGCGTCATAAAAATAGCAGTGCTTTGCACCCACGGCTTCTGCCAGCGAGGCGGAAAGCCCCTCGGAGGCCATGGGCCCGGCAGCCAGCACCACAGCCCCGCCCTCGCCCGTAAAGGGCGCGAGCACCGGGTCGTCCAACGATGCCACCTGGTGTTCCACAAGCGTGATATTGGCCTGCGCCGCCACGCGTTCGGTCATGGCACGGGCAAAAGCTTCGCGGTCAACGGCCAGAGCCTTGCCAGCGGGCACGCGGTGGGCATCGGCCAGTTCCATAAAATCACTGCCAAGGGCGCGCATTTCAGCCTTGAGCAGGCCCACGCCGGATGTGAGTTCATCTGACCGCAGGGAGTTGGAGCATACAAGCTCGGCCAGATGTTCGCTGATATGGGCAGCCGACCTGTGGCCGGGCTTTTGTTCAAACAGGGTTACGGAGTGACCGGCGCGGGCCAGATGCAGGGCGCATTCGCACCCGGCAAGGCCGCCGCCCACCACGGCTATGGACATAGTCTGCATATAGTCTCCTTGCCGCGCAGCTTGAAAGAAATCCCGCCTGATGGCA
This window of the Desulfovibrio desulfuricans genome carries:
- the trmFO gene encoding methylenetetrahydrofolate--tRNA-(uracil(54)-C(5))-methyltransferase (FADH(2)-oxidizing) TrmFO; translated protein: MQTMSIAVVGGGLAGCECALHLARAGHSVTLFEQKPGHRSAAHISEHLAELVCSNSLRSDELTSGVGLLKAEMRALGSDFMELADAHRVPAGKALAVDREAFARAMTERVAAQANITLVEHQVASLDDPVLAPFTGEGGAVVLAAGPMASEGLSASLAEAVGAKHCYFYDAIAPIVWTHSLNMDVVFRASRYGQENGEADGEGDYLNCPMSRDEYDVFYAALLEAQKVSAHEFEQEKHFEGCMPVEALAERGPRTLTFGPLKPVGFVDPRTGRRPWAILQLRAEKANSETCNLVGCQTKLTQGEQARVFRLVPGMENAEFARFGSMHRNTYVNAPDVLAPDLSLRARPGVYLAGQITGVEGYVESAASGLWLALLLNARARGLELPHPPVESALGGLLNHLRTPVKHFQPSNAHFGLVPELGERARKKDRKALYSARAQETFGEWLAAQREAGAI